One genomic segment of Ictalurus punctatus breed USDA103 chromosome 4, Coco_2.0, whole genome shotgun sequence includes these proteins:
- the lepa gene encoding leptin a has product MAVYPALFCSCVMTVLTLAHGRGLPTDSMKNSVKLQVENIISRIQKHKDEFQILHKMILDSPELLPELQSDKPIDGLSSMVDTLNNFQRVLHSLPKGHMSQLHSDVSTLQHYLEDRMSSLQCTHRKTGTEKNLEAFLKNHSMYYITLGHITLDRLQKYLQRLNHNLDQLRTC; this is encoded by the exons ATGGCTGTATACCCTGCTCTTTTTTGCTCCTGTGTAATGACGGTGCTCACGCTCGCACATGGCCGTGGTCTTCCTACAGACAGCATGAAAAACTCTGTCAAACTACAAGTCGAGAACATCATCTCCAGAATCCAGAAACACAAAGATGAG TTCCAAATACTCCATAAAATGATCCTGGATAGTCCCGAGCTCTTGCCCGAGCTGCAGTCCGATAAGCCCATCGATGGTCTGAGCTCCATGGTGGACACGCTGAACAACTTCCAGCGAGTTCTTCACAGCCTGCCCAAGGGTCACATGAGCCAACTTCACAGTGATGTAAGCACACTGCAGCACTACCTGGAAGACCGGATGAGCTCACTGCAGTgcacacacaggaaaacagGCACAGAGAAGAACCTGGAGGCCTTCCTGAAAAACCACAGCATGTACTACATCACCCTGGGTCACATCACTCTGGATAGACTGCAGAAATACTTACAGAGACTTAACCACAATCTGGACCAGCTGAGAACATGCTGA